One window of Marmota flaviventris isolate mMarFla1 chromosome 5, mMarFla1.hap1, whole genome shotgun sequence genomic DNA carries:
- the LOC114081251 gene encoding olfactory receptor 2T4-like, whose amino-acid sequence MDITTWMTNHTGWADFILVGLFRQSQHPALLCMVIFMVFLMALSGNAVLIILIHSNTQLHTPMYFFISQLSLMDMMYISITVPKMLLDQVLGVSTISVPECGIQMFLCVTLAGSEFFLLAAMAYDRYVAICHPLRYPVLMNHRVCLLLASGCWFLGSVDGFMFTPVTMTFPFCRSREIQHFFCEVPAVLKLSCSDTSLYEVFMYLCCVLMLLIPVTVISGSYYFILLTIHRMISAEGRKKALATCSSHMMVVILFYGAAIYTYMLPRSSHTPEKDMMVSIFHTILTPVLNPLIYSFRNKDVMGALKKMLNVGPVFKENTG is encoded by the coding sequence ATGGACATCACCACCTGGATGACCAACCACACCGGGTGGGCAGATTTCATCCTAGTGGGACTCTTCAGGCAATCCCAACACCCAGCTCTGCTTTGCATGGTCATCTTTATGGTTTTCCTGATGGCCTTGTCTGGAAATGCTGTCCTGATCATTCTGATACACTCCAACACCCAGcttcacacccccatgtacttcttcatcAGCCAGCTGTCCCTCATGGACATGATGTACATCTCCATCACTGTGCCCAAGATGCTCCTGGATCAGGTACTGGGTGTGAGTACCATCTCAGTCCCAGAATGTGGGATACAGATGTTCCTCTGTGTGACACTAGCAGGTTCTGAGTTTTTCCTTCTGGcagccatggcctatgaccgctatgtggccatctgccatcCGCTCCGTTACCCTGTCCTCATGAACCACAGGGTGTGTCTCCTCCTGGCAtctggctgctggttcctgggaTCAGTGGATGGCTTCATGTTCACTCCTGTCACCATGACCTTCCCATTCTGCAGATCCCGGGAGATCCagcacttcttctgtgaagtcccCGCTGTACTGAAGCTCTCCTGCTCAGACACCTCGCTCTATGAGGTTTTCATGTACCTGTGCTGCGTCCTCATGCTCCTCATCCCGGTGACAGTCATTTCAGGCTCTTACTACTTTATCTTGCTCACTATCCACAGGATGATCTCAGCAGAGGGCAGGAAGAAGGCcctggccacctgctcctcacacaTGATGGTGGTCATTCTCTTTTATGGGGCTGCTATCTACACCTACATGCTCCCCAGATCCAGCCACACCCCAGAGAAGGACATGATGGTGTCCATCTTTCACACCATACTCACCCCTGTACTGAATCCTTTAATCTATAGTTTTAGGAATAAGGATGTCATGGGAGCACTAAAGAAAATGTTGAATGTGGGaccagtttttaaagaaaacacagggtAA